One part of the Thermococcus litoralis DSM 5473 genome encodes these proteins:
- a CDS encoding aromatic amino acid transport family protein produces MRRLRLAEASAILIGTQIGAGVLGLPYALREAGVLGIFIVILAGLMTLLTALFVLEVSSKNPGKSLSKLSEEHLGKIGGVSMFLSISALAYGALIAYIAGSADILSSLTGVKPEFAALAFWILMSLIVFMGLKVSGEAELALTGLLLLVLAVSIGLVLGRIDVNNLSTFNTSAALNGLGVVIFAYVSHMVIPELLKGLEDIKTTTKAVFIGYLVPMVFYAFFVLSFVGAFGSDAPELATSALERLYGNLGRILGLVLPLAAICTSYIGVALSEMDNMKDVLGIGRLYAWLLTVLPPLLIYFAGLKSFVNALWLAGTFGGILYAGILPTAMYLKAKRKQESFHLNLPHSIAYLSGLIFLVLFLYSIVSLG; encoded by the coding sequence ATGAGGAGGCTGAGATTAGCTGAGGCAAGTGCAATACTTATAGGTACTCAAATTGGTGCGGGTGTTTTGGGCTTACCGTATGCACTGAGGGAAGCAGGAGTTCTTGGGATTTTTATTGTAATTTTAGCTGGGCTGATGACACTCCTTACTGCCCTGTTCGTCCTTGAAGTCTCATCCAAAAATCCCGGAAAAAGCCTTTCAAAACTCTCTGAGGAGCATTTGGGAAAGATAGGTGGAGTTTCAATGTTTCTCAGCATCTCTGCTTTGGCTTATGGGGCTCTCATAGCATACATTGCAGGGAGTGCTGATATTTTATCTTCCTTAACCGGGGTTAAGCCTGAGTTCGCTGCTTTAGCCTTCTGGATTTTAATGAGCCTGATAGTCTTTATGGGGCTTAAAGTCTCTGGGGAGGCGGAATTGGCTCTTACGGGGCTTCTTCTTTTAGTCCTTGCAGTCTCGATAGGTCTTGTTTTGGGAAGGATTGACGTAAATAATTTGTCCACTTTCAACACCTCTGCAGCTTTAAACGGATTGGGAGTTGTGATTTTTGCTTACGTCAGCCACATGGTAATCCCTGAACTCCTCAAAGGACTCGAAGACATAAAAACAACCACAAAAGCGGTCTTTATAGGCTACCTTGTTCCAATGGTGTTTTATGCTTTCTTTGTCCTTTCATTTGTGGGAGCCTTTGGTTCAGATGCGCCCGAGCTTGCAACAAGCGCACTTGAAAGGTTATACGGAAATCTGGGAAGGATTCTAGGTCTTGTTCTGCCCCTTGCAGCAATATGTACAAGTTACATAGGTGTTGCGCTCTCAGAGATGGATAACATGAAAGATGTTTTAGGAATAGGTAGGCTTTATGCATGGCTGCTAACAGTACTTCCGCCTTTGCTAATATACTTTGCCGGTCTCAAGAGCTTTGTAAATGCTCTATGGCTGGCTGGAACTTTTGGCGGAATACTCTATGCAGGCATACTACCAACGGCGATGTATCTAAAGGCAAAGAGAAAGCAAGAGAGCTTTCATCTTAATCTACCACATTCGATCGCTTACCTCTCTGGACTGATTTTCCTTGTACTTTTCCTCTATTCAATTGTCTCCTTGGGATAA